Genomic segment of Panicum virgatum strain AP13 chromosome 9N, P.virgatum_v5, whole genome shotgun sequence:
gctaggctttactttgttttagctctcttagcttgtgttagaagcttagttatccggttggtgaattggtgccctactagcattgcataggttaaggttgctttactttgttttagaatttgaaaaaggcccaattcaccccccctcttggtccatcgatccttacaaatggctttgttgggatctgcaccgacactaaggtgatcgtgttgtggtaccccgcttgtgggtaaagttgcacacctctacagagttaagaatctatttgaatagtcgtgcccacggtattgggcgagttacggtgtggtctcacaactagtgtttactatgggatgggttggcgtgagttgttttggaaatgtgtccagcagttgtgccgtgtgctacggtggACGAGAAGTCCGGTAGCAGCCTTAAAATTTGAATCCTGTGAGGATCAACCCTTGGTGTTACTCAGTATGAGAAAACTGGTTTTAAAAATGTTTTCTTTCAAACGaactcctgcataaaatattgctttccgcaaatcgaaccctagccttatccttgatttaccctgtgcattatactctgtttatatcccctccgtgggtgtggttggacttgttgagtacgtttgtactcaccccattatttatttttacagaggaagatccagactttgtacctgacgacgttgagtaggggtaccgtcctgcacccagccttgcctgtggatttgggtcacccgcaggagttaCCACAtgacgcaagactctgatgactttcTTTTTGTATTTAATAGCAttgtgtgtgtggattgtaatcctcgcgatagtggcgcttctctgctcactaccgcgtagagttgtacgataatgaaccatctgatgtaataaatgtgtcatcagcctcctgagactgatgtttgtaacacattttagtcttctcttatgaggggacgcttcagagaGTGTTGGGTCTCAGCTTTATTGATGTCAGTCACAGTGGTGACAACATTGCTGAGCGTGTGCACACTGTGATCTCAGACTTTGGCTTGACTAATAAGGTGTTCTCTATCACTCTAGATAATGCTTCTGCTAATGCCTCTGCTATGGAAGCACTGACACCTTTAATTAGAGGTTATATTGGTGATGAATACTTGCATCAGAGATGTGCATGCCATATAATTAATTTGATTGTTAAGTCTGGCTTGAAAAGGCTTAAACCTTACTTGGAAGCATTTAGGACTGCTATTTCATTTGTGCACTCTTCTAACCAGCGCATTGCTGCTTATAAGTCCTACTGTATTGCTGTGGGTCTGAGGCCTAGGAAATttcaattagacatggatgtgaGGTGGAACTCCACCTATCTCATGCTTAAGCATCTTGTTCCTCACAAGCAAACATTTGGTGTGTTCATCCAAACCCAGTACCCCAGAGCAGAAGGTACTCATTATCTCTTAACTGATGGACATTGGTATGTTGCTGAAAAAATTCTAGAGTTCCTTGAACTATTTTATGATTCTACTGTTGTCTTGTCTGGTGTTTACTATCCCACTGCTCCACTTATATTGCATAATCTCATTGAAATTGTTGGACAacttaaaaattatgaaaatgacAGAATACTTAGAGAGGTGGTAATTCCTATGAAATCTAAGTACCTTAAGTACTGGAATGACATACCTCTGCTTTATTCCATTGCATTCATCATGGATCCTAGAGCTAAAATAAAAGGTTTTAGCAATGCTCTCAGGCTGCTCTCTAGTTTAACTGGTACTGACTATTCTGCTTATTTTACCTCTGTGAGAGCTGCTCTGTTTGACATGTTTGGCAAGTATGAAAGCAAGTTTGGTTCTATTAGATTGGCAAGGCCTACACATAAACCTTCTACCGGTAAGAAAAAAGCTCAATGGGGGTAAGATCTTTGGTGATTGTTCTACTTCTACTACTTCTCATGGGTCTGGTCTTGGCAGTGTTGGTACTGGTGACTCTTTTACTGTTCCTCTTAGTAGAAGGACATCTGCAAGTGCTTTGCTGCAAGCAGCAAGCACTGGTGGTGCATATGGTATTTCTTCTGAACTTACTGCCTACCTAGATAGTGACACTGTCAACCAGTTtgatgatgatttcaacatctTGACCTGGTGGCATAAGCACAAACAGTCTTATCCAGTACTTTCTATCTTAGCTAAGGATGTTTTAACTGTGCCTGTTTCTACCATCTCTTCAGAATCTACCTTTAGTCTAACTGGCAGGATCATAGAGGAGAGGAGGCGTCAGTTGAAGCCAGAGATGGTAGAAATGCTCACATGCATCAAAGACTGGGAGGCTACAGATGTTAGAGCTCAGCACATGGTGGAGGATGGAGACCTGGAGGCAGCTTATGAACATCAGTACCTTGATGAAACTCCAGCACAAGCTGCTGTGTAATAGGATAGTTTATTTGCACTGTATGACTATGAGGTTAACTTAACATTGGAACTCGAACTTAATGAGCTGTGTTGTACTCTTTTTTCCTATCTAGGGTTTTCTCACGAGGTGTGAGTTTTTACCTAGATAGGTTTTTTATGAGGCAGTCATTGCACAAAACAGCTCATCCTTGATATTTTGTTGATTTCTGTCATTTTTTGTTACTCAAGATGAATCGATCTAATGAGCCATGTTGGGATTTTAGTGCTTAGCCTCGTGCCTGGGCACTTTGGCGACACGAGCAcggcgggcggcacggcacggcccgaaaGGTTTtagtgccgtgcctgggcctcaAGTCCGGCACGCTGGGCGGCATGGCACGGCACGAAAGTCTTTTCGTGCCCAGACGTGCCGTGCCTAGTCGTGCCGTGGCTAGGCGTGTCTGGGTTGGGTCGTGCTGTGCCGCCCATTTGACCATTTATACTCCCGGGCCCCGGAGGCCGACAAACTAAGCTCGTCGCGGTCACACGCGCGCTGCGAAAGTGCGATGCTAACTTGTGCATCTGAAACACTGAGAGAGAACTACCGCACAGTTCCAGTTTGACATCACACAAACCCATCGTACGAAAACCGCCtgttttagtttttttaaaCATTAAAGAGCAGACCGATCTCCCCCGGCTTCACTTCACTTTTGCAGCGCGTTTCAACGGGCAGAGAGCTGTCCCTGTCGGCGAAAGGCGGCCACTCCTCTCCGGCTGCTGTTATCCTAATCGCGAGACGGCGACGGGGGTTAACTGCTGATTGGCGATTAAGCCGCAGCTCGCTTCGCCGAGCCATCCATCACCAAACTCCCTCCCGTCTCCCTCCCTTTCCACTATCCTAACTCCTAAACCACTCCGCCGCCGAGTGATGACACGCCCGGCCGGGCCTTGCTGCTCTCCGCACCAAATTTTTTATCGGCTCCCAGAAAGCACACAGGACAGCAGGGCTCCCCTCCCCTTCAGCTCGGTTGCTCCGGCCCGTCCGGCCGCCTATAACATCCCGGGGCCGGACTCCGAGCTCACGGACTCGGACGACACAGCTAGCTAGGTGCTCACACTGGGCAAGGGCAACCCAACCCACCAGCGCAGCCAGCTCCTAGAGAAATATCCACGCTACTGCTACGGAGAGAGCGGGCACAAAAGccctctagctagctagcaaagCAGCCATTTCTGAAAGGCGATCGATCGGAGTAGTGAGCATTAGTCGACCTACGCACGGCCGGGGAACAGCTAGCTGGTGCAGCAGCTCCATCTCCCTGCTGTTTCTGCGGCGGCTGTAGAGTGTGATCTGCTTGTTGGGGCTTGGGGTAGCTGGAGGATGGGctgcgaggaggacgagaggctgCTGTTCCCGTCCTTCGCATTCCCGGCGGAGAGCTTCGCGGAGGCCGACACCCCCGGCTCCGGTGAGTCGCAGTTCGTTTTCATCCCCTTCTCCTGTGTACCAACTAGTAGTAGCGAGCTTCGATCTGCCTGAACCGTGCCAGAGAGCGGTTCACGGTCAGCAGCAATAATTAATATAATGTGCATGTGATGTGTGGCAGGCCGCGAGCAGAAGaaggcgcggcagcggcggaggcggaagccgcggccggcgggggagggcgacggcggcgacgagcagtCCAAGAAGCGCCGGCTCAGCGACGAGCAGGCGCGGTTCCTGGAGCTCAGCTTCCGGAAGGAGCGGAAGCTCGAGACGCCCCGCAAGGTGCagctcgccgccgagctcggcctCGACGCCAAGCAGGTGGCCGTCTGGTTCCAGAACCGCCGCGCCCGCCACAAGAGCAAGCTCATGGAGGAGGAGTTCTCCAAGCTCCGCGCCGCGAACGACGCCGTCGTCCTCCAGAACTGCCACCTCGAGACCGAGGTAACTACTAACTAACCGTGCCTACAGGCCTGGCTGCCTGCTGCTGACGACTCGATCGATGCTACGGTGATGAATGATTTTTCTTGAAATCTTGTTTCTGATGCTAACTCCATGCATGCGCGTCGTCGTGCAGCTGCTGAGGATGAAGGATAGgctggcggaggcggaggaggagaagcgGAAGCTCatcgcggcagcagcagcagcagcaggcgccggcagcagcagcccgaGCTCGTCGTCATTCTCGACGGTGACGCACCacccggcggcgctggtggggcAGTTTGGgatggaggcggaggaggccgccgacCTCGCCTACATGAGCGAGTACGCGTACAACAGCTACATGAACATGATGGACCTCGCCCCCGGCTACTTCGGCGGCGTCTACGATCACATCAACTGAGCGTGCAGGAGATCAGAAAGGATTAACTGGCTATCAGCTAGCTATTTTCGTGTTGATGAACCGATCGATTTGCAGGGcccgtagcagcagcagcagtagcaaccAAGTCAGTAGTAGTGGTATAACTAGTATTAGTATGTTCTATCAGTCATCAATGTCCTGACGAGAATTAAGTCTATTTAGTAACTGGTTAAGCCATGTAGACTAGTAACTGGTCATCTATGTGAATATGTGTGGATTATCATGCAAGTGCTTATCATGAACTGGTGATCCCTGTGATGTAATATTGGGGACAATATCGGCATCAGAAAgaatggccgtgtttggatagCCCTTGAGAAAGTTTTCATAAAAACTTTTGGATGCTTCGATCACttattaggggtattaaataaaatctaattataaaactaccTCCACGACTATGGTAATACAACTatagtactgtagcagttattgtagctaatgagacctttgaccgtatGATTAGGGAATGATTAAGCGTGAttattgtagtatcactgtagccaatcatgatggaacttgactcattagattggtctagaaaagttacactcatctgtgaaaaaaatttacaaataaaattcgtttagtacttcatccgtgaaatttttttacaaataaaatttatttagtacttcatgcatgcattcgtctttttgtgaaaaaaaaattcatggtGTAAATCAAACACGGCCAATGTTGCTTTGCACATGCTTGTTTGGACTCTTCTGCAGTTCTGCTACCTGTCTCTCTGATGAACTCTGAGATGTTGAGTTGGCCGTGGCCCAATTCTCTGGCCTTCATTTGAGTTTTGGGCTGTTTCAAAACGTCCCTGTCTGCATGCAGAAAACCGTTTGATCTTACCTGGACATCCCCGATCAATTCTCTACTACTTGTATTCCTCTCGAGCAAAATGGCAAATGCtataaaaaatggaaaaaataaaatacGCCACTGTTGTTGACGTTGAGATACGGTAACAAAAAGTTTCACGCTTAatctacccgcaaaaaaaaagtttcacgCTTAATCCAACTCTCTGATAGAGGCGTCGTAACTGACTGCACTTAAACAAGTGAGGTGTCGTCTGGAAGAACTCAAAATCAGGCGAGCATTATCCGGTGCTAATGATTGCATCAAGGCCATGCATCTCTTGAAAAGTCTTCTCTCCGGAGATAAGCCTGATGCAAAGATGAGATGACCTGACCGAAAGCGTTCCCGGCTCCCGTCACAcggcacgacgacgacgacgacgacgacgcacgGAGCGAacaaaacccaacccaatccGATCATCATCCGCAATCATCTGTTCCGCGACGGCGACGTCCCGTTTCGTCGGGAACCGGAGCAACCATATGTAACAccctcgcggacggtccgcgagggatcggcggacggtccgccaaagtaACGCCTAGATATTTATCCTGGTTGTTGGACCTGCCTGTCATATCCTCTTCGTCTTCTTCATTCTTCGACCAGTGACGAGCTCCCttccgtcgatctccctccCCCGGCCACTATACTTCGATTCCTCGCGCGAGAACCTtccccagcacctcctccaccttccccaacccccaGCCCGGCTTCTTCCGGCCGGAATCGCCCCAACCGCCaccggtcaccattggagccgcttgaagcttgctccaccgtcgatccgcttctccggtcatcctccgcccgaatcgaccgcgggaatggattcgtggtgagttccttgtgcttcccggcctttttccccttccgtggtgcgccgccggtgccggtgaatggccaacgccgccgccgcgcttgctGCCACCTGTCGGGCGATGTTAAAAAGacgaaccgcggacggtccgctcaggGGGGCGGACAGCCGCAAGTTCGGATAGAGTTTGTCTAGAGGCGTTGTGTGTTCTGGTGATCTCGCGTAAatgaatcgcggacggtccgcctaggagggccggacagtcctcAGATCAAGTTATAAGTTGTCCAGAGAAGATGTTGTCTCCGGTGTTTTCGTaggattgaactgcggacggtccgctattggagagcggacagtccgccgtagagatCAAAATTtatccagagacgatgttgtctctggtggggttcgtagggttgaactgcggacggtccactattggagagcggacagtccgccgtatagtctagaattttgtccagagacgttatcGCCTCTGGTGGAATTGgcagagtgaactgcggacggtccgccaaggagggccggacgGTTCGCAGTAGAGATTAAAATTTCGTCCAGAGGCGTCGTTGCCTCTAGTGGTATTGAAtagttaaactgcggacagtccgctatgttggagcggacggtccgccgtatagattgaaatttgtccagagaggtagttggttctggtgggtcggcagagttgtactgcggacggtccgccacttgggggcggacagtccgcagggcatTCCAGTTGAAGTATAATAGTTGCATCATTGAGCTGCACtcaattatttcatatgcattcgtgtagcatccACCGTTGAGGACGTCGTGTTCGAGGTGATTGCGGCGCCacaggagcagccggagcaagcccaggaggCGAGGCatgagaacccggcccaaggcccgtctgactcTAGCTCTGAGCAGCAACACGAAGGTAAGCCCCGGTACACATCcgattatttcaaattatgatacctttatatgtctctattatttgtgcattaggtttaggaattgt
This window contains:
- the LOC120692834 gene encoding homeobox-leucine zipper protein HOX12-like encodes the protein MGCEEDERLLFPSFAFPAESFAEADTPGSGREQKKARQRRRRKPRPAGEGDGGDEQSKKRRLSDEQARFLELSFRKERKLETPRKVQLAAELGLDAKQVAVWFQNRRARHKSKLMEEEFSKLRAANDAVVLQNCHLETELLRMKDRLAEAEEEKRKLIAAAAAAAGAGSSSPSSSSFSTVTHHPAALVGQFGMEAEEAADLAYMSEYAYNSYMNMMDLAPGYFGGVYDHIN